GAAATGCCAGATAAGGGTATGGTAATGATGGCTATGATGTCTGGGTGGGAGTTACCTTTGCACTCCCGTCCCCTGCCTGCCCCATCCTGGACATGTGCTCCCACAGAACTGTTATGTGGGTCTAATGGAGGAGACTTGTATGGATCCAAGCTCTGCCCATTTCCCTTTGTTCAGTAGACTCTTTAGAAAGCTAGGATATGCCTTGAGTTCCCTTTCAGGAGCGAGGAGGCATATAGTTAGGGTAATAAATAAGAATATACattttgagaattttgaaaattttggaaaaaagttcTATAATTACTGCATTCACTGTTTCATTATTACccatttattctactttttattcCTATTCTCTCGCAATATGGCTTTCTCATTCTtagaaatgtctttaaaaagcCTTTCCTTGTTTTGATATATGTTTACACCGAACATCCTTGTCTCCATAGCTTTAATCTCAAAATGGATTTATATACTTAATTGTAAAATTGTGATTAATTTCTGCCTCCCCCACTCAACTTAAACTTTCTGAAAGCAGAGATGGTAATGTCTTCTTTTGCTTCATTATGCCCTCACGTGTTGAGCACAATGAGTTGGCTCATGGTAGGTGTTCATGGATATGTGTTGTATGAAACAATCATCCCATTCATCTCCCTTTCTTGTTTGTATACAGTGCCAGGTCATGCTGGTCGACTGGTGTTTGGGTTCCTGAACGGCAAAGCCTGTGTGATGATGCAGGGCAGGTTCCACATGTATGAAGGCTACCCGCTCTGGAAGGTGAATCAGGGGCATCAGCCTAGATGAAtctggaagaagggagagagccATCTCTCCTATTCTATTACCTAGCTACCTGGTCTAGGTAATTTTTGAtgccctcttttctctttcatgatGTATATCATGCATGTCTGCATGGATGGGTTGgtgaaattttaaagaacagtTTATCATCTTTTATCTTTTGCTTCTAAGGTGACCTTCCCAGTGAGGGTTTTCCGTCTTCTGGGTGTGGACACCCTTGTGGTCACCAATGCAGCTGGAGGGCTCAACCCCAAGTTTGAGGTTGGAGATATCATGCTGATCCGTGATCACATTAACCTGCCTGGTTTCTCTGGTCAGAACCCTCTCATAGGTCCCAATGATGAAAGGTATGGATCTTGTTCCTTTATTTATAGATGGATAGATTGTAAGGACTGGCCTGGGGGTTCGGAGAAATCTCGTTGTATTCCGTTAATCTGAGATAATTGAACCTGTGCCCTAGGTTTGGAGTTCGTTTCCCTGCCATGTCTGATGCCTATGACCGGGATATGAGGCAGAAGGCTCACATTGCCTGGAAACaaatgggggaggagagagagctacaGGAAGGCACCTACGTGATGGTGGCAGGCCCCAGCTTTGATACTGTGGTAGAGTCTCATCTGCTGCAGAAGCTGGGAGCAGATGCTATTGGTGAGAAGGGGAATGTGGTTGGAGGCTTGAAGCGGGAGGGATCTGGTAAAATAGGGAGGGCAAGAAGTAAGAGATTGCAGATTTGATGGTGGATTGAGAGAGAATCTGACTTAAAGGTAGATTGAATGAAATTGACTTCTAGAAAGATACTAAGATGGTGAGGTTTGGTGTATTGTCCCAGCAAACCTCCTCATCCAGCATCAAGGGCTTAAACAGCTGTAATGCTAATGACCTATCCATGATTTGATAACTATGTCTAAGTGTTATTCTAATAAATATCATTATATGCACCT
This is a stretch of genomic DNA from Equus caballus isolate H_3958 breed thoroughbred chromosome 1, TB-T2T, whole genome shotgun sequence. It encodes these proteins:
- the LOC100072612 gene encoding purine nucleoside phosphorylase isoform X2, whose product is MAVARNARFTYEDYQTTAQWLLSHTKHRPQVAVICGSGLGGLTNQLTQAQSFDYSEIPNFPRSTVPGHAGRLVFGFLNGKACVMMQGRFHMYEGYPLWKVTFPVRVFRLLGVDTLVVTNAAGGLNPKFEVGDIMLIRDHINLPGFSGQNPLIGPNDERFGVRFPAMSDAYDRDMRQKAHIAWKQMGEERELQEGTYVMVAGPSFDTVVESHLLQKLGADAIGMSTVPEVIVARHCGLRVFGFSLITNKVVMDYESLEKTTHEEVLEAGRQAAQKLEKFVSILMAGIPQPGSAS
- the LOC100072612 gene encoding purine nucleoside phosphorylase isoform X3, with amino-acid sequence METGFTYEDYQTTAQWLLSHTKHRPQVAVICGSGLGGLTNQLTQAQSFDYSEIPNFPRSTVPGHAGRLVFGFLNGKACVMMQGRFHMYEGYPLWKVTFPVRVFRLLGVDTLVVTNAAGGLNPKFEVGDIMLIRDHINLPGFSGQNPLIGPNDERFGVRFPAMSDAYDRDMRQKAHIAWKQMGEERELQEGTYVMVAGPSFDTVVESHLLQKLGADAIGMSTVPEVIVARHCGLRVFGFSLITNKVVMDYESLEKTTHEEVLEAGRQAAQKLEKFVSILMAGIPQPGSAS